The genomic window CACCTCCTACCACACCCGCCCTGCGGTGAGTGCGCGATCACGTCACCGATCGCGCTTGATGTCGACAACCGGATCACACGAGCCTGGAAGCCGGATCTTGGATCGCTGTGCCCCGCTCGGGTTTTGGGGTGGTCGTTGGGTCTGCGTCAGTGAGTAGTTGGGCCAGTGCGGGGCGATCGATCTTGCCGCGGGGGTTCAGGGGTAGTGCGTCGAGGCGCAGGAAATTGCGGGGGATCATGTAGTCCGGGAGTCGGCGTTGTAAGTGCTGGCGGAGGGTCTCGGTGGTTGCGTCGTCGCGGTGGGGATCGGTGCAGGTGAAGGCTGCGGCGAGGGCGGTGTCTCCGCCGGGGCGGGTCAGGGGTACTACTGCTGCGTCGGCAATCTCGGGGATCTCGCGGATGGCGGCGGCTATTTCGGCGAGTTCGACACGGTAGCCCTGCACTTGTACTTGCTCGTCGTTTCGGCCGAGATGGACGAGGACAGGGGGATCGGCCGAGTCTGGTGTAGTGCTGATTCGATCACCGGTGCGGTACCAGTGGGTGTGGTCGAGCGGGGTGTTGGGATCGTGGGGGTGGCCGTCCCCTGTACGGAAGCGCCCGTGATCGTCGGCTGGGTCGAGGTATCCGTCGAAGCGTTGTGGTCCCCGGACGCACAGTTCCCCGTCGATCATCCGGTATTCCACTCCCGGGTACGGCGTACCGATGGGGACGGTGCCGTTGTGCGTGTGCGGCCAATCCTCGAGCTCGCACGGCAGCGTGTACGAAGTGCAGGTGACGGTGAGTTCGGTTGGGCCATAGGCATTCTCCACTCGACTGTGCGGCGCCGCGATCCGCCACGCCTTGGCCTGGTCCAGCGTGAGTGGTTCACCGCAGAAGACGCTGCGCCGTAGTGTCGGCATGGCGTCGGGACGGAGCATGCGCAGCCGATGGGCTAGGGAGATCACCGAGGGGACCGAGTTCCAGTGCGTGATGGCCTTCCGGTTCACGAACCGAACCGGTGCCAGCAGGTCGGCGCGGGCCGGGACCACCAGGGTGGCGCCAGACCCCCAAGCGGCGAACATATCGAAGACCGACGGGTCGAAGGTGAGATCGAAGATCTGCGAGACCCGGGAACCCGGCCCGGCTCCATAGCGCGCCACAGTATTTCGCAGGAACGCGCACACGTTGCCGTGACTTATGGGCACACCCTTGGGGACACCCGTCGAGCCGGACGTGAACAGAATGTAGGCGGCCCCTCGCGGTTCAAAGGCACGGATAGACGGGACGCTCTCATCGGCCCACGCGGCCAGCCGAGCATGGTCCAGCACCAGCGTGCGATCACCCAACGCGGTCGAATCCGCACTGCCATCGGCGAGTACGACGTCCAACCGTGCCGCCGCCGCCACGGCCGCATTGCGCTCAGCGGGGAAACTCGTGCCAAGTGGCACCACCGTGGCACCCAGGCGCAAGATCGCGAGGTATCCGGCGTAGGCCGTGGCCGTCCGGGATGCCAGCAAGCCGACTCGACGCGGCTCCTGGCCGTCGCACACCGCGAGAATCCTGGACGCGATGTTTCCGGCCACGTTCGCCAAACGGCGGTAGGTCCAGGCCACGCCGTCGACCTCTAGAGCAACGGCATCGGGCTGGGCCCGCGCGGAGTTGCCGAACCACTCGTAGAGGGTATCGGCGACGGTCTCGGCTGTATTCGTCACGGTTCTTCCTCGATCGAGACGGCTGCGAATGCGTAACTCAGTGGAATCGGTGATCTGCCACGCAGACTCGACCAGACGAAACGCCCCCAGCGACCGGCGCACGTTCGGGGCGGCACCGGGATGGTCCAGGGGTGCCCGGCCAAACCCGCGCCGTCGGCCTTGACGCACGCTTCCTGCACGGTCCAAATCCAGGCGACCTCCTCGGCGGCCCGGCCCGGCGACATCCCGTGCAACAGTGGCGCGTTCGTCCCGAGCAACCGGCGGACAATACCGTCGCTGACCACCTGATCCGGACGCTGGACGTCGACGCCGAGTGCCATACCCACCGCAACGCCCGCGGCGATCACCTCCGCACAATGCGAGACGCTGATACCGATCCCGGGATAGCCGACCAGCCAAGGCTTCCCACGCGCATCCGGTTCTATGACGGCATCGGTGGCGTGCGGCGCGGCGACGGCGAGCAAGCGGCGCAACAGATCGCGCCCGGCCAGGAATTCCCGTACCCGCCACGCGGGTCGACCCGCCACCGACCGGCGGTCGCCGGGATGCGAGACAGTGCCGAGGGCGGAGACCTCCGCTGTGGCCAGCCAGATATTGTCCCGCACCGGAAAATAGGTGATCACGGTGCGCTCCGCCCGGCCAGCTCCGCCAGCGCGCTATCGGCGTACTCGGCCACCGTCTCCAGGACGACTTCGGTTGCGCCGCCGCCGATTCCGAACAGCGCGGCCTGAGCACGCAGCTCCTGCAGTCCGCCTGCCGCGAAGCCGTCCGCGCCCCATAGGTGCGCGCACTCCCCCAGCACGAAGCCGACGGTGTCACCGGCGGCTGCCTTCAGCGTAGCCGCGGCGGCCGCATCATGGTGTCGCGCAACCGCGTTCGCGTGCACCCGGCACAGTGCGTCCAACTGCTGGGTCCGCACGATCGCGGTGGCGAGCCGTTGCCGCACAGCCGGTTGATGCCACAGGGTGCTATCACCGTGTGCCCGGTTCGCCAGGCGATCGCGAGTGCGAGCGATCACCCGACGGCACAGCTGAACTCCCCACAGGGCACTCGCCAGACGCTCGGTCGCGATGTGCCGGGCGAAGACCGGTAGCCCCAATCCGACCCGCCCGAGGATCCGCTCCCGTCCCACGCGGACCCGGTCGAAATCGATATGCCCGCTGCCGGAGGCGGCGAACAGCGTCGAGTCGGCGGGGTGCACGGTTACCCCTTCGGCGCTGCTCGGCACCAGTACCCAGGTGAAATCGGTGATGTGGCGGCCAGGACGGTGGCGGGCCAGCACCAGGATCTCCTCGGCGGTGAGCGCGTTGGCGATCCAGCGCTTACTGCCGGAGACCTCCACACCCTCGGCGTCGAGATCGATCCGGGTGCCCAGCGCCGTGAGGTCGGTGCCCGCGTTCTCGTCGGTCACCGCCAGCGCAACGGTGGCCGCTCCGGACAGCGTGCGCTCGACCGCCGCTTGCGCGACTTCCGCTGCGCCGGTGGCCAATACGGGAATCGTCGTCGCCAACGGCAAACTCACCGAAAGGGTGGCCGCCACCGAGAAGCGCGCGTCCACCGCCGTCAGCACGGCGGCGACGCGCTCCGGATCCACCCCGGCCCGGACGTCACCGCCTCGGTAGCAACGGATCAGCAGTCCCGCCGAGCCGAGGGTCGCCCACACTCGGGCACCGCTCGACGTCACCGGTAGGTCCGCGAGCACAGTCGATTCTGTTACGGTAGCGGACAGCTCAGTCGACAAAGTGCACTCCCCGATCACGCAGAGCCAGTCGACCGTCGGCAAGATGCAACCGGTCGTTGCTGTAATTCAGTGCCGCCGAACGAAGATCACGCAGGGCCTGCTCCAACCGGGTAGGCGAGTCCCGCAGATAACCGTGCCGCAACCCGACCGCGTCGACCAACCCGTCGACCGCCGCGAGACACAGCTCGGATGCGCTGATCTTCAAAGAGTTCAGCAGCAGCTGCCGCGGCGGCGTCTGCAAATCCGCACCCGACTCGACGAGATCGACCGCCTGCCGCAGCAGCGCGTGCACGGTGTCGAGCTGCTGCCGCGACCGGGACAGGCGAGTGAGCAGCAGTTCCGAACCGATGTCGAAGCTGTTCCGCTGCTTCGGATCACGCACCAGATGCAGCACCCGCGACAGGGCACCGGCCGCGGTGCCGAGCCAGGCCGCGGACCAGCCGATGTGGGCCAGCGGTGCGAAGACCTCGGTGGCGATGCGGTGGAATACGCCGGATCCGCCGATGACCTGGTGCCGCGGCACCGAACCGCGCAACCGCACCGGAATGCTGTGGCTGGCCCGCATGCCCATCGGCTGCCAATCACCGGAACACTCGACCGCCAATTGGTCTCGATCGGCATACACCAGTGCGACGTCGTCGACCGTGGTCGCGTCGAGTCCGCGCATGGTGATCAGGAATCCGTCGGCGTGCGCGGCTCCGGTCACGATCGGCGCGAACCGTTCGATACGCACGTGGTCCTCGGTCGCCACCAGCGGCGCTCGCACGCCGAACAGATCACCCCCGGCTTCCGTCGTCACCGATGCCAGGTAGACGTCACCGGCGGCGAGGCGCGGCAGCAGGCTCGCACTCAGTTCCGCGCCCGCGAACCGGGATACCGCCTGGACCTGCTGGCAATGCATGGCGAACACCATCGCCACCGACATGTCGCTGCGCCCCAACCGCTGTGCGCAGGCGGCCATATCACGCACTGTCCCGCCGAGCCCGCCATACTCGGGTGATACGAGCAGTCCGAGCAAACCGGTGCGCCGCAGGGCATCCAGGGCGGCCACCGGAAAGGTCGCGTCGCGATCAGTGCTTCGTACATGCTGTTCGACGACCTCGACGACGACGGCGAGCCTGCTGTCGACATCGACCCCGTGCAGTTGCGCTGTCACGTATCCGCCTCGCCGGTTCGTTCGGGCAACTGCGCGGCGACCGCTCGCCACAGGCTGCCCGCCGTCGCGAAGGTGGTGTCGTTCATGTGCTCGTCGGGCAGCGATATCCGGTAGGTGTCCTCGATGGCGAACAACAACTCGATCGCCTGCATGGAGGTGAGTCCGAGACGGCGCAGATCGGTGTCCGGGCCGATTTCCAACTCCGTGGACTCGGCGAGCTTCAGGAACGGGCGCAGCAGATCGATGAAGTGGGATTCCATGGCAACTCAGTTCTCTCGGTTCGGCATACAGGCCGCCTAGCGCGGCGTCGCGGCCCGCACACAGTCGTGCAGGTCGTCGACGGTGCGCAGCTTCTCCGGCACCAGGAGCTCGGCGGGGATCTCCACCGCGAACTCGTCTTCGATGCTCTCGATGATTTCGACCAACCGGAACGATCCGAACGTGGGGTAGGTATCGAAGGCGGTACCGTCGATCAGTCCGGACGTGGGCACGCCGAGAACCGCACCGACGAGGTGCGCGATGCGGGAGCGCGTCGCCTCGGGTGGCGGTGCGAATACCGTTGTGTCGTCGGCGAGTACGGCCGCCAATCGGTCCAGCACGCCCGGTGGTTCCGGATGCCCGCGGCTCACCCGCCGGAACGCCAGGTAGGTCTGCTCGACCACGTGGTCCCAGCTGCGCAGGTGCTCGGCGGCCAGCTCGGGCGGTCCGGATGCCCGTTGCCGGAATCGGGCGTGCAGCTTCCGGGAGCGCGCCAGTAGCCAGGTTTCGGCAGTGAGCCGCTCCAGGGCTCGGACGCGATCGGGGCAGTCCCGATAGGCGGCGAGATAGTCGTCGACCGGCGTGGCCGAGTCCTCGTGCCGTGTCGGCACGGGGTCGGCCGGAGCGAGCTCGAAGATGTCCGCACTGGAAATCCGGCGCAGTTCTTCGTCACCCAGCTCCCAAAGGCCGGGAGCGGCAGCACCCCAGCGTGTTTCGTTTTGATAGGCGTCCACGGCATACCAGCGGTCGGCCTCACTGGTCAGCAGAAAGCTGTGCGGCATATGCGCATTTCGGTGATAGGGCAGCCACGGCAGTTCGAAGGCGTCGGCAACGATGTACCGAACCCCCTGCACCATCCCGGAATCCGCGATGTCGGCACCGGTACCCCGCTGCCGCCGGACTACCGTCAGTCCGATCGCCCGAGCGGACCGCAACTGCTCGTCCAGCGGCGGATCCACGGTGGGGAGATTCGCTTCACCCGGCCACGCCCTGAAGACCACCCGCTCCCCCAGCAGCAGGTGAGTACCCGCGCCGTGCGCGGCATCCGCCAGGACGGCGAGGTTGACCTGAATGCAGTCCAGCAGACCAGGGTCGAACATCGGCGCTTCCGATTGCGCACCGGCGCAGGCGATCTCGAGCAGTGCGGCCGACGAACTCCACCGGTCGACCACCGCTGGATCGAGGATTGGGTGCTTCATTGTGTCACTCCGGTTTTCGCTTCGGCGGCGATAGATCGCTGATCGGTGAGCCGGGCCAAGCCGTGCGCAATTTGCGCGAGGTTCGCCTGGATCTGCGGTAGTGCCACCGGATCAGCAGCGGCCAGTGCCGCCGATTGCTGCTGCTCATCGCCGTAGAGCAAGCTCGTGGCGGCTTTGAACCGCAACGCACCAGGGTCGTCCCCGAGCAGATGACCGGCCAGGACCACGATCCCGGATTCGCCCAGCAGTGCCTCGGCCAGCGACGCCGAACCGGTGATGCCCCGGGCGGCCAGCCGCGGGCGCAGTGGCTCCAGGTCCGGATAGACGTAGAAACCGGCTGTCGGCGGTCGGCACCGTGCTCCGGCTTCGACGGCGATCCGGTGCACCGCGCGGGCAACCTGCCCGTGCAGGCGGGCCGCATCGACAATGCGCTCGGTGATCTCCGGTGGCTCGGCATACGCGTAGGCAGCGACCTGCTGCATCGGGGCGGCCAGTCCGGACCACAGCTCACTGGCCGCGGCAAGCACCGGATTCCGCAGTCGATCGCCGAGATCGCCACCCGGGAAGCGCGCCACACCGATGCGCCAGCCACCCAGTCCCAGCGACTTCGACAGGCCGCTGACGACGATGGTGCGCTCCGGAGCCAGCTCGGCCGGACTCAGGAACGGCGTGGCAGCGGGGTCGTGGACGATATCGCGATAGATCTCGTCGGAAACGATCAGCAGATCCTCCGCGCGGGCCAGCACGCACAGCTGCCGGATCACCTCGGGCGGGGCCAGGGTGCCGGTCGGATTGTCCGGCAGGGTCAAGATCAGCAGTCGCGGTGTGCCGCCTTCACGTCGAGCCCGGACCAGGGTGTCCCGCAACGCCTCCGGATTCGGCACCCCACCGTACTCGGCGGGAATCGGTACGCCGAAGGCCCGCTTGCCCGCATAGTTCACCTGCGGGAGGTAGGTGTTCCACGCCGGGCGCGGCAGTACCACGTCACCCGGAATCGCTAGCTGGATCGCCATGAGCAGGGCTTTGCTCCCGGGCGCCACCACGATCTGGTCCGGATCGGTCGGCAGGCGGCGGCGGGCGAAATAGCCCGCCACTGCGGCACGCACCTGTGGCGATCCGGCCACCGGACCGTAGGAGGTGCGGGCGGCCCCGATCGCGAGCTGTTCGGCCAGCTGGGGCAGCAACGGCAAGCGCGCCTCGCCGAAGGCCAGGTGCACCAGCGATTCCCCCGCCGCCCGGCGTTGCTCCACGAGCTGGTTCAACGCCAGATTCGGTGACAGGCCAGCACTATTCACCGCGGATCGCCTCCGCCAGATCGCGCGGGGTATCCGCGGCCAGTTCCAGTTCATCGAGCCAGCCGGCGTCGTCGGAGAAGCGCGCCCGGAACGGACGGCCGACCAGTGCGGGACTGCGCGCCTGCAGCATCCGGAGCCGGAAATGGCGGCCGTCGGCCGTCGTCTCCACACCGTCGACCACGACCTTGCCCGGCGTCGCCGACATCACCGGACCGCGGACGGTCCGGGCGAGGCCGGGTAGCGAGCGGTACGCCTCGGCGAAGATCGCCACGGCCCGCGCCAGCGGCACCTTGAAATAGTTGTGCGGGCCCGTATCCCGTTCCACGAACAGGTAATACGGCACCGCTCCCTGTGCCAGTTCCGCGCGCCACAACTGCGCCCAGGTCGCGGCATCGTCGTTGACGTGCGCGATCAGCGGCGCCTGGCAATAGATCACCGCACCGGTGCCGCGGATGCGCCGCAGCGCCGTTCGGGTCCGGTCGGAATCCAGTTCGCGCGGATGGCTGAAATGCGCCATCACCGCCAGCTGCCGACCGCCGTCGACCACCTGCTCGAACAAACGCAGGACATCGTCGGCGTCCGGATCGGTGACGAAGCGCTGCGGCCAGTAGGCCGGCGACTTGGTACCGATCCGGATCGTGCGCACGGTCGGCACCCGCAGCAGCGGCTCGAGGTGCGCCCGCAGCCGTGCGGTGGACATGATCATCGGATCGCCGCCGGTCACCAGGACGTCACTGACTTCGGGATGCTCGCCCAGATAGTCGACCAGCTGCGCCGAATCGGCTGCGGCGAAACGCAATTCGGGGTCGCCGACGAACTGCGCCCAGCGAAAGCAGTAGGTGCAGTAGGCGTGGCAGGTCTGGCCCTGGCCGGGAAAATACAGCACCGTCTCCCGGTACTTGTGCTGGATACCCGGCATCGGCCGCCCACCCCGGCTGGGCACATTGAGGTCCATCTGCCCGGACGGATGCGGGTTGAGCCGGCCCCTGATGTCGCGCACGGCTGCTTTGAGCCGCAACGCATTCGCCGGATCTGCCGCGAGCTCGGCCAGTTCCCGGTCATCGGCGGCCGTGAGCATCCCGTGCTGCGGGAAGGTCAGCTGAAATATCGGGTCATCGGGGATTCGGTCCCAATCGATCAGATCGGTGAGCACGTATTCGTTCACCCGGAAGGGCAGGACCAGCGAGATGCGGCGGATCGTCTCCCGCATCTCGTCGGAGAGGCCGAATCGCGAAGCGATCGAGTCGATCTGGCGTGGTCCGTAGGCCCGGAACCTTTCGGTGGGCAGCTCGAGCTGGATGGTCACCGCGACTGCCTCGCCGAACTCTTCTGGTAGAGCCGGTCGCCAAGGACCAGGAAGTCCAGGTCCATCGAGCGGAAGGCGGCCAGCGCGTCGGCCGCGGTATTCACGATGGGCTCCCCCCGGTCGTTGAACGACGTGTTGAGCAGCACCGGGGCCGCGCCGTGCCGCGGCATGGCATCGAGGACGGCGCCGACCGCGGGCGCTTCGTCTTCGTGCAACAGCTGCGGGCGGGTGGTGCCGTCGGCATGGACAACCGCGGGCGCGGTGCGGGCACCGAAGTCGGTGACCTCGGCGGCGCCGAGCATGTACCGGCTCAACAGATCCTGCTGTTCCCACAGTCGTGCGGCGAATTCCGGTCGCGCCACACCGGCGAAGGGGCGCCACTGCTCGCGATTCTTGATCACATTCACCCGCGTCCGCACCGTGGCCGAGTTCGGTACGGCAATGATGGACCGGCGGCACAGAGCTCGCGGTCCCACTTCGGACCGGCCCTGCGCGACCGCGCCTATCTTTCCCGCCAACAGCAGTTCGGTCAGCCGATCGATATCGAGGTCGGACCCGATCAGCCCCGCGGTGTCGGGCACCGGGTAGCCCGGACCGTCAATATCGCTGCCCAGGTATGGATTCAGCGGCTCGGCGTGACGGCGAGGCGGACACACTGTCCACGCGGCGCCCAGTGCCACCCCCGCATCGTGCGGAACCGGCGGCACATACACCGGGCCGGGCAGGGTGCCATTTGTCGAACAGTTCAGTGCCACACCACCAGCCAGGCACAATTCGTCGACACCGGACACCTTGCGGGTCAGCGACGTCAGGTGAGCGACGGTCTCCTCGACGATCCGCTGCGCCAGATAGGCGACTTCGACGGCCTTCGGGTCGGCGGCCAGATCGCCCTCGGGCCGGCTCGGCTTGTCGGCGCCGACGATCGTCGAATACACCGTCCGCCACCGCGCCGTCACGTCGTCGTACTGCTCTTTGATCTGCGCCGCGGTGGCGCGTTCTGGACCGACACCGCGCGGAGCGACGGCCAATCGAAAGTCATCGCCCTCGACGGAGACCAAGGATTCCACCTGGAGTGCACGGGCGCGCCCATAGGCCGCCAGGCCCATGGTCTTGCCCGCGTTCAGGAACGAGAAGCCGAGCCATACCGATGCCGCGTCGTAGGCATAGCCGAGCGAGGCGCTGCGCTGCCAGCTGCGCTCCAGCTTGGGCTCGCGGCCGTCCTCGAAGGTCCACATGGTCGACGATTCGTTCTCCCCGTGTCCGTCGACGACCAGGACCCCCGCTTTCGCGAAGGGCGAAGCGTAGAAGGCGGAAGCCGCATGGGCCCGATGGTGCGGTACGTGCACCACCTCCGGGGTACGGGCACTGAAGTCCAGACCGACGGCGTACGAGAGGAACTCCGAAGCAGAGCCGAACTGTCCGGGGTAGAGCTGCTCGACGTCCCATCCGATGGCGACCACGTCGATATCGGCCGGCTGGATTCCCGCCTGGTCGAGGCAGAATCGCGCGGCACCGAGAGGCTTGCGGTACAGGGAGTGGCGGCGCCGATTGCAACGCTCCTCTTCGGAGAAGGCGACCACATTGCCGTCACCATCGATGAGGCAAGCGGCGCTGTCGTGCCAGCCTGCCGGTGGTGCATTGACACCCAGAACCCACATGAGGACCACATTTCGTAATAAGAGAGTTGGTCTCGAACGCCAGAAGACAACGTCGCCGGGCGATAAATGCCCGGATGAATGCTGGTTCCCCCCTAAGGAACTCGCAGAATTTCGACAAATGGTTATCCGCCAGGGGCTGGCCCCGACGTTACCCGAGCACCGACAGCCTACTCATGCCGTTGTGGTTTCGATCCACTGTAGAAAGCCACAGTTAGTCGACGGAATAGCTGTAACCCATTGTGGGAAAGCCTGATTCACAACGTCAGAGCCCGGCCCCTAGGTTGGGCATCGACGTTCGAATCAACCGCCCTCCCCTGCCGAGGGCGCGGGGGAAAAGCATGACAGATCATCAATTGGATTTCAATTCGCCTGCCACCCAACAGTTTTTCCTGCACGATGCCCTACTTGCCTGGGCGTCGCGGACACCGGACGCACCGGCCGTTATCGAGTCACCGGCTGCCGGTTTGCTGGAGACAACGACATTCGCTGAGCTCGAAGCACTTTCGAATTTCTACGCACGGCAGCTCGAAGCCCTCGGGCTGGAGATCGGCGCACGCGTCGTGCTGGAAGCCGACGCGACCGCACACTCCATCGCCATGTTTCTCGGCTGTTCCAAGG from Nocardia iowensis includes these protein-coding regions:
- a CDS encoding AMP-binding protein gives rise to the protein MTNTAETVADTLYEWFGNSARAQPDAVALEVDGVAWTYRRLANVAGNIASRILAVCDGQEPRRVGLLASRTATAYAGYLAILRLGATVVPLGTSFPAERNAAVAAAARLDVVLADGSADSTALGDRTLVLDHARLAAWADESVPSIRAFEPRGAAYILFTSGSTGVPKGVPISHGNVCAFLRNTVARYGAGPGSRVSQIFDLTFDPSVFDMFAAWGSGATLVVPARADLLAPVRFVNRKAITHWNSVPSVISLAHRLRMLRPDAMPTLRRSVFCGEPLTLDQAKAWRIAAPHSRVENAYGPTELTVTCTSYTLPCELEDWPHTHNGTVPIGTPYPGVEYRMIDGELCVRGPQRFDGYLDPADDHGRFRTGDGHPHDPNTPLDHTHWYRTGDRISTTPDSADPPVLVHLGRNDEQVQVQGYRVELAEIAAAIREIPEIADAAVVPLTRPGGDTALAAAFTCTDPHRDDATTETLRQHLQRRLPDYMIPRNFLRLDALPLNPRGKIDRPALAQLLTDADPTTTPKPERGTAIQDPASRLV
- a CDS encoding 4'-phosphopantetheinyl transferase family protein, whose translation is MITYFPVRDNIWLATAEVSALGTVSHPGDRRSVAGRPAWRVREFLAGRDLLRRLLAVAAPHATDAVIEPDARGKPWLVGYPGIGISVSHCAEVIAAGVAVGMALGVDVQRPDQVVSDGIVRRLLGTNAPLLHGMSPGRAAEEVAWIWTVQEACVKADGAGLAGHPWTIPVPPRTCAGRWGRFVWSSLRGRSPIPLSYAFAAVSIEEEP
- a CDS encoding acyl-CoA dehydrogenase family protein; amino-acid sequence: MTSSGARVWATLGSAGLLIRCYRGGDVRAGVDPERVAAVLTAVDARFSVAATLSVSLPLATTIPVLATGAAEVAQAAVERTLSGAATVALAVTDENAGTDLTALGTRIDLDAEGVEVSGSKRWIANALTAEEILVLARHRPGRHITDFTWVLVPSSAEGVTVHPADSTLFAASGSGHIDFDRVRVGRERILGRVGLGLPVFARHIATERLASALWGVQLCRRVIARTRDRLANRAHGDSTLWHQPAVRQRLATAIVRTQQLDALCRVHANAVARHHDAAAAATLKAAAGDTVGFVLGECAHLWGADGFAAGGLQELRAQAALFGIGGGATEVVLETVAEYADSALAELAGRSAP
- a CDS encoding acyl-CoA dehydrogenase family protein, giving the protein MTAQLHGVDVDSRLAVVVEVVEQHVRSTDRDATFPVAALDALRRTGLLGLLVSPEYGGLGGTVRDMAACAQRLGRSDMSVAMVFAMHCQQVQAVSRFAGAELSASLLPRLAAGDVYLASVTTEAGGDLFGVRAPLVATEDHVRIERFAPIVTGAAHADGFLITMRGLDATTVDDVALVYADRDQLAVECSGDWQPMGMRASHSIPVRLRGSVPRHQVIGGSGVFHRIATEVFAPLAHIGWSAAWLGTAAGALSRVLHLVRDPKQRNSFDIGSELLLTRLSRSRQQLDTVHALLRQAVDLVESGADLQTPPRQLLLNSLKISASELCLAAVDGLVDAVGLRHGYLRDSPTRLEQALRDLRSAALNYSNDRLHLADGRLALRDRGVHFVD
- a CDS encoding phosphopantetheine-binding protein; translation: MESHFIDLLRPFLKLAESTELEIGPDTDLRRLGLTSMQAIELLFAIEDTYRISLPDEHMNDTTFATAGSLWRAVAAQLPERTGEADT
- a CDS encoding acyl carrier protein, whose product is MKHPILDPAVVDRWSSSAALLEIACAGAQSEAPMFDPGLLDCIQVNLAVLADAAHGAGTHLLLGERVVFRAWPGEANLPTVDPPLDEQLRSARAIGLTVVRRQRGTGADIADSGMVQGVRYIVADAFELPWLPYHRNAHMPHSFLLTSEADRWYAVDAYQNETRWGAAAPGLWELGDEELRRISSADIFELAPADPVPTRHEDSATPVDDYLAAYRDCPDRVRALERLTAETWLLARSRKLHARFRQRASGPPELAAEHLRSWDHVVEQTYLAFRRVSRGHPEPPGVLDRLAAVLADDTTVFAPPPEATRSRIAHLVGAVLGVPTSGLIDGTAFDTYPTFGSFRLVEIIESIEDEFAVEIPAELLVPEKLRTVDDLHDCVRAATPR
- a CDS encoding pyridoxal phosphate-dependent aminotransferase: MNSAGLSPNLALNQLVEQRRAAGESLVHLAFGEARLPLLPQLAEQLAIGAARTSYGPVAGSPQVRAAVAGYFARRRLPTDPDQIVVAPGSKALLMAIQLAIPGDVVLPRPAWNTYLPQVNYAGKRAFGVPIPAEYGGVPNPEALRDTLVRARREGGTPRLLILTLPDNPTGTLAPPEVIRQLCVLARAEDLLIVSDEIYRDIVHDPAATPFLSPAELAPERTIVVSGLSKSLGLGGWRIGVARFPGGDLGDRLRNPVLAAASELWSGLAAPMQQVAAYAYAEPPEITERIVDAARLHGQVARAVHRIAVEAGARCRPPTAGFYVYPDLEPLRPRLAARGITGSASLAEALLGESGIVVLAGHLLGDDPGALRFKAATSLLYGDEQQQSAALAAADPVALPQIQANLAQIAHGLARLTDQRSIAAEAKTGVTQ
- a CDS encoding KamA family radical SAM protein; its protein translation is MTIQLELPTERFRAYGPRQIDSIASRFGLSDEMRETIRRISLVLPFRVNEYVLTDLIDWDRIPDDPIFQLTFPQHGMLTAADDRELAELAADPANALRLKAAVRDIRGRLNPHPSGQMDLNVPSRGGRPMPGIQHKYRETVLYFPGQGQTCHAYCTYCFRWAQFVGDPELRFAAADSAQLVDYLGEHPEVSDVLVTGGDPMIMSTARLRAHLEPLLRVPTVRTIRIGTKSPAYWPQRFVTDPDADDVLRLFEQVVDGGRQLAVMAHFSHPRELDSDRTRTALRRIRGTGAVIYCQAPLIAHVNDDAATWAQLWRAELAQGAVPYYLFVERDTGPHNYFKVPLARAVAIFAEAYRSLPGLARTVRGPVMSATPGKVVVDGVETTADGRHFRLRMLQARSPALVGRPFRARFSDDAGWLDELELAADTPRDLAEAIRGE
- a CDS encoding carbamoyltransferase C-terminal domain-containing protein, coding for MWVLGVNAPPAGWHDSAACLIDGDGNVVAFSEEERCNRRRHSLYRKPLGAARFCLDQAGIQPADIDVVAIGWDVEQLYPGQFGSASEFLSYAVGLDFSARTPEVVHVPHHRAHAASAFYASPFAKAGVLVVDGHGENESSTMWTFEDGREPKLERSWQRSASLGYAYDAASVWLGFSFLNAGKTMGLAAYGRARALQVESLVSVEGDDFRLAVAPRGVGPERATAAQIKEQYDDVTARWRTVYSTIVGADKPSRPEGDLAADPKAVEVAYLAQRIVEETVAHLTSLTRKVSGVDELCLAGGVALNCSTNGTLPGPVYVPPVPHDAGVALGAAWTVCPPRRHAEPLNPYLGSDIDGPGYPVPDTAGLIGSDLDIDRLTELLLAGKIGAVAQGRSEVGPRALCRRSIIAVPNSATVRTRVNVIKNREQWRPFAGVARPEFAARLWEQQDLLSRYMLGAAEVTDFGARTAPAVVHADGTTRPQLLHEDEAPAVGAVLDAMPRHGAAPVLLNTSFNDRGEPIVNTAADALAAFRSMDLDFLVLGDRLYQKSSARQSR